CTTGCAtttcaaaatttggagaaatttttaCTTCATTTGTATCTAGCAATGATAATGTGATGGTCATTGTTTCTTTTCCAAGTATGTTACTCAGACTTGGGTATGGGTGTCAGAAATGGATACATATTCGTTTTGTAGACTTATGAGCTTTCTAAATAGAAAATACAGGTATATGGTTATGGATCTAAATCTGACACAGGTGCTCGGATAAGTTATATAAGCCGAAAGGTTGAAGTAATGTATTCAAAAGGGGCTAGCCACAATTAAAATTGTGATATACTACCATTGGATTCttgaaatatttaatattttttaatttgttttgtaCTTCAAAGTTGCATTCTCTTTGTAACTTTTTTTTTAGCCTATCTTTTAATTCAATATGTTTTTCATTCTAAGAGTTCTCTGTTACTCGAGTGTCCGACAGCATGAATATGTGTCAGAGTCATAATTTCATGTCGTGCCCCTTGTTGTGTCAGGTTGACACGGGTACAGCATGACAAAATGAAGAGTCATAGCATTAGAGTTTTCTGGTGTGCTTGCATATTGACTTGCTAAGTGAAACTAATTTGTTTAGCCAAAAGCATCTTTGGTTTCAAAATATTGAAGTTGTCAACTTATTATAGTTTAATTGCATGAGGATCTGAATACGTAATATAATTTTACTAGGTTTTTCTAACAGATGGACAGAAGAAAATAAGAAGCATTGGCACATATCAGGAAATGTTTGTGAAATATCACAAATGATTTTGTATTTCAATTTGAAGATTGGCATTTTCTGCTTTAGTTGGACATATTTTGCTTCAAGATTAACCTTGTGTTCATTCCAGCCGGCAGTCACATTTCCATTTTGTCTATTTTATTTCAGTTGAAACcagcttcagggatcaaaacaaATGCTGGCTGGGTTCACCTCTGTCTTCATGATGTTGAAATAAGACATGAATAGCTGTTGCAATTCTACTGTAAGTTTTGATTTTTCCGATTAGCATATTTATCTTGAGAGGTGTTTGTAGTTTACTCATTTGGTGTAATGTAATGGAAAGATGTAAGGTTCCCTCTCTTAATCTTGGATGACATTATCTGCAGTTTTTGTAGGATACAACAGTAATCAGTGAACGTACAAGCTCGAAGAGGACAGAAATGGCaactaattgattttggaaacttggttttttattttatgttattttattttttaactgaTTAAAGGAAATTCATGCAAAAAGGAGAAAATGCTTAACTAATATAAGCATATTCTGTATTATCATTAGCAGATTACATTTCGAGTTGCATCTATCATGAAGGTTTCCACTTTCCAGCACTTTTGCGCTGCTTGAATTCTGAAGCTTACCTATCAACTCAAACATTTTGAGCTTCCTTCACCTGAAATATCTGTGGAAAATGCTTATTTTCAGTAGCTGGTGAGATATGTAGGCGgtgaaaaatatgaaaaatgtgAGTTGTCTCCATGTTCTAGTCCTGCAGCAACTCATTTCAGCCATAGCAACGTAGTGCGGAAACCTGCTTAAGTCAATAATTTTTGTCCTAGTTTTAAAACAAGGAGAGTTGAAAGGAAAAGTGTCATTATGGGATTCACGGTATgcttatttaatttgaattgCACACTGATTCGCCAATTTTAGCATTATATCATATTCATGCCCAAAGATGAAATTGCTTAAAAACATGGCCATTCATTTCTCCCAGAATTCCCTCCATTGATCTCAGATGTGCTTGACAGGTTGTTTGAAAACATGGCAATTCATTTCTCTCAAAATTCCCTCCATCTATCTCAGATGTGCTCGACGAGACAACTTGAAATTAGGGATGGGCGTCGGTTCGGTTCAGAAAATTGAAAAGCTGAAATTTATAGTAAGATTAAATCAAATtagaaagaagatcaaagtgGATCAAGCTAATTTACTTTTATTTGATTCATCGGTTTGAGTTTTATAAaggatatttttttttcttattttgaacttatttaatacttaattttaattattttaaactttaattttagaattaacaataattaatgaaaattattattcagttcatttttgttttttataaaaattgaattaaatttaatagAAAGAATTCCTTGAAATTAGAAATCAAACTGAACTGATTTAGAACAAATTTTGCTCTCCTATAGTTTACGTGCCTGTTAAGCATTGAGGGAGGAAGATGAAAACTGTTTTTTCAAGAAAAAATAATGATTTTAAATACCGttaaaaaatagtttaaaaaaattattttattatttaatattttaataattaaaatttattaaatttaattttaaattattttttaatactttttaattaatatatttttaaaaataattttcacacCTTTTAATAGAAATACCAAACAGTCTATCTACTTGTCTATTTAGGTGAGAGAGGGACTTGAAGTTTTGGAGTTTGATATTTGAACATGATAAATATGAGCATATTCCAAGCACATGGTAAATTTTCTCTTATATAATAGAATGAGAAATTATCAAATGCTTTCATATTCACCAAACTATTACTcacaattatataaatattactTTCTatatttaaatttctaattataatcattttttaaaaaaaaaaaaccatattcAAATGCAATGTCTGAAAAGGCAGCAATATCAGATTGAACCATTTTGGCTATGGACAAAACTAAAATTAgtaaaaatgtaaaataaattatttttcttaataatatataaattaccaAACATACAAAATTATTGTATATTAAGGGAAATTAATTAACTTATGGTTTGATTAGAGTTAATAAAATCTGAAAACCGTTGTTTTTATTTAGTCTCTTATTTTTCTCCCCAATTCATATTTGCATTGTAATAGACAAAAACGTTTTGGAAATTGGGACTTCTTGGTCCGTTACAAAAACGTTTtcgaattatttattattatttttacctTCAAGGAAAGCAATCCCAAAattgcttattttattttatttttttaattgagttTCAATGGAGAGATCcagatttataatttttatattcttaaaaataactataataatttcatttaattaattatcaaaatgttgtaaaaatttttatgtcaagtaggggtgagcattcggctTAAATCGAAACGAACCGAACtgaattaaatcataaaaatcgaattatatattttagaaatcaaatcaAACCGAAATGAATAAAAAATCTAATCAACTGAATCACTGTATTTTGGTTCTGTTTGGTTCAAACCGctcggttttattttttatttttttaatttagacttgattttcaagttatttgatttgattttgaccttggtttgaacctaataaccattaatcaatgaaattgaacaatttatatatataaaattacatataattcataaattccctataaaaataaatcaattaaaaaatcaacaaaattattcggttcagttcgatttaaccgatttttttctctttaaaactgagccaaaataaccgaaatttttatactataaaactgaaccgaactgaatcatcttaaaaatcgaatcgaattatcAAATTAaggcgattcgattcgatttattCAGTTTGAACTGAATAATACTCGCTAATGTCAAGTAATTGatatgatttaaaagaaatggaACTCATTATATGATAAGAGAGTCTTACCATTAAtccaaaattaattattattttttgctATAAATCCTGATGCTGTAAGCATGTTTCAATGCTTATATCATAAGATTACATATTGTAAGAGATGACTTAAATTGGACATTAACTTATAGCAATCTTTCTTTATTTGGGTTTGAGATTTACTATATTTTGCTAAACTCACATGGGCGGAATTAAATCAATTACCAAATAATACATGTTAAAATTTATTGTCCTCGCATTGCACACATTCATTCTTGTTCGTAGGCATGTAATGCATTCATACTCATTAAAAAGGCATGTTACAAACTAACAAGCGAAAATGCAGCAAACGTGGACACCTTTCCAGTATTAATGGATCATTCCTCACTTCTTCTCCTTTTTATCTCTAATTGAAACTATGAAACAAAACCTTGTTATTTTGCCTTTGCAATGAAGGTGGTGGTGGAGATTTTGACAGGAGGTCTCTTCTACATTCAAGTGGGTAATGATGCTACAGTTGCCGATCTCAAGCGAGAGATCGGTGACCAACAAAAGCTACCTCAGGATCGTCTCATCCTCTTCCTCGACAACCATCAAAATCGCCTGATAAATGAAGATGGAGATGGAGCATCTCTAGTTGATTGTGGAGTTCATGAAGGATCTCATATCTACCTCTTCTTCAATCCACTTGAAGATGGATCTACCCATCATTTTTTGTTCACTTTGCCTGATTCTTTCCTTGGGGAGGCCTGACTTGCTTAGTTTTctggcattttttttttcttgctaaAAGTTAAAGGAGGAAAAGCTCCCCAGCATCACTAACCTCGCTGAGAGGAGTTTGCAGATTGTCTACCAAGAAAAGCGGTTTGGTAAATTTTCTGGCAAAATTTAGCATAGATCATTGTTGTATGGCTTTGGATTAGAGTTTACTTTTATTTGGTAGAACATGGTGCTAGGTTTTGTAGAGAGAGCCTGATACAGGCTTTGTTCATGTTCATCATGTTTTGTGTTAATTACTGATGACAGAAATATATCTTGGAAAATAATTTTAACAAGATTaagaataataaaaattaataaatattttttttgtttatgaTATCTCAATTTTAATTAGGGTAATTAATGGATTTTGATtttgtaaaatttcaagtcataacaatattaattaaaaagtaaTTACTACAATTTTTGatgaaatttaattatatattatatcatGCATGTACTTTAAATAAAGCCTGTTAATCATAAATCAGGACATAAGTGAAAGCCCAATACCCTACCCTTTAATTTTCTAGGTGGGCTCTTCGTCTGCCATGCCCATTTGCTCACTTCACTTCTGCCTAcggtgtgaaaaaaaaaaaaaaagactaaatttaattgaaaatttaattaatcgaATAAATCATTCgataattatcttttttttttttaattttaaaaactgaTAATTAATAGAATcaacaaaaaaaattgaaataaaattttaatattttaatattaatttttgtttttaattataaaaattataaatttataatgaaatattcaaatatttaattttttttatttaaactgtaaatttaagttaaaattacgatcaattaaattttatttatttaaaaaatgataAAGCAACACAACTAAATTGgttaaaataattaactaaaaaaaatttgATTAGCAACCAATGGAATCggttattaatatattaaaattagttgctaattgaTTTAGTAATCGATTCAGTCGATTGCaatgaaattaattgtaaatCATAATTACGAAGTAAAtcgattattaaattaattaaatttttgtaaaaaataaaattttggtaaAATATTATCCGTTGTTAATAGTAACTGATTTAAGAACCGAAATCAGTTACTAATAGCAATCGAAACATAATCAGTTATAAAAATTTGGTATctttaattttacaattttacaatcattttgtaaatcgattgctatttgtaactaatttagtaattgaaaatttaattgcttgtttaaaaaattataaaaaaaattaaaatttcaaaaaaaaaaataaataaatcaaataaataaatttttcaaaaaattacaaaaacaataaattaataataaaaaattaatactaaaaaattaagataaaatattataaaaaattactaataataactattataaaaaataataacaaaaaattaaatataaaaagatatttataagataaattactaaaaaatttactaaaaaaattatcatatatatattatagcaaaaaaatgctaaaaattaatattacaaataatttactaataaaaactatatttgtacaaaaatttttattttatgtcaaagaaaaataaattaaataaaaaagatgagaaaaaaaatgataaaaaaaaagatgagaaagaaaaagatgataaaaaagaaaatatatgagaaagaaaaatataataaaaaagaaaatatatgagaaagaaaaaaatgaataagaaaatagatgagaaaaaaaaagatgaagaaaatagatgaaaaagaaaaaaatgatgaagaaaataggTTAGAAATGAAAAGATGATAAATAAAATAGATGAAATAAAAAAGATGAttaaaaaaatgagagaaaagagaagaaagagagaaaaaaatgaGGAGTGTGGAAAGAAAATAAGTAGTGATTTATACAAGCGAATTAATAACCGATTTtggttgctaatttcttttaaaaatttggcTGAAATTTTCGAgggaaaaattttacaatcgattCGCAATCAGTTGCTAATAGATCGATTTCAATTGCTCGCAAAAATCTATTGCTATTAGCAATCAATTCACAAATcgattgcaaataaaaaaaaatatatcaaaatttttgagGAGAAAAAAATCAGTTGTTATTAGTAACCAATTTTAATCGGTTGTAAAAATTGGTAGTTGTTAGTAACCGATTCGCAAATCGGTTGTAAAttgaaaaaagaaaacaaaacttGGCAAAAATTTTTGGAGGAAAAAGTTATCAACTGATTTATAATTGGTTGCAAAAAttggttgctaatagcaaccgaCAATGAATCAATGGCTAATAACAATCGATTGCAAATCGGTTGCTAATTTTAttgtcaattaaaataattctttgatTTAGTAATCGATTTCCTAAATTGGTTGCTGATTATATATATAAAGTTTTTCTAATATCGATTAATAACCGATTTAGCAACCAATTATAAATCAgttactaaatttttaaaaattaattattttacttaaaaaaaattaaaatcacaaatcaattacaaaatcagttgctaataacAACCGATTTTCAGTTCATTACAAAAATCAGTTgcacaattaattattttttgtagTGATTCGATTAAttgcaaaattaattatttttttgtagTGATTCGGTTAATCATTGATCCCTTAATCAATTTTAAGGATGAATTATAATTCAGTCAATGTCATTGATCCCTTAATTACTTTTAAGGATGAATTATAGTTTGATCACAATACGATGGAGAGGAAATGCTTCCTTTCTATAGCTACAAACTCTGTGAAAATGAAGACCAACTTTTAATTGTGTTGCTCCATTCCGATCAAACAATGATTAAGCATAATTCCTTTCTTCAATATGCTAGCATTTTATATTAATTAGCAGCAAGAGTCCCATATTAGAAAAGAATAAGGAATCTAAAGGGCTTATAAAGATGGAGAGCCAACTAATTAATCAGTTAATTCTAACATTTTAGTAATGGTTGATCTAAGCTCAAATAAGCTCATCTCGTTCTTCATAATTTTACCTTGGTTTACTCATTTACCTCTGCCCGTGCTTATTTTTGATATTCTCTTCACCGGCTAAaatgtatataaaataaaattaaattgatgttaggagttttttcttttttaatagggGGATTAGGACTTCAATCTAGTACCTGTCAGATGAGTGATATACTTTTAGTCACTGAATCAAGCCAAGCTAGACTTGACATTAGAAATTAGTAGGGCCCATCATGTAGAATCATGAGTTTTGAGTTACTTCTTTTATTGATAttacaagaattttttttttatatatatataagtcaaattcttttattaaataagaaaataaaaaagaggAAAAACTAGCTACAAGGTTCCGGACCAACAAGTCCTCCCAATTACATCCACCTAACAATTAACCCCATAGCTAACCCCATAGCTGATGAAAAAACTCCCCCAAAAGAAGATAGCAATAAAAATGATACATCATCAAGACAACAATAAAGTAAACCAAGTGCTACGTGATAGCAACAAAATCCGGCTGTCTTAGAGACCTTATTTTAGCTAGATAATCAGCAATATGATTAGCCTTATGCCTAATGTGGATAAAAGAGATATTCAATAATGTAGCCACCAAATTTAGGACTCCTTAATGCTTTCACAAAATTTAGGACATTCGGTGACATTCAGTGCGAGAAATTTTGTTTAACTGCAAATTGGAGGTCAATGGAAGAGTGTTGCAAAATTTATAATTCCGCAAGAAGTTCTTGATGttgaaaaaatttaattcaatgaacTATCGCTTGCCAAGAAAACCAAAAGTTACATAGATGAAatttaatccttttttttttttttacaaatattaCCTGACCCAGATAAAACCAGAACTGTCTACTACAGAATAATCGCCTGCCATGCAcagacaaatatatatatatatatatatatatatatatatatatatatatatatatatatatatatattactaatTAATTAGAGTGGAAATCTTATTTTATACAAAAATGAATAATTTTTGGTTCTCGCTGAAAGAATGTCTAAAACAAGCTGGCCTTTTGAGCTATGGATACGTGGTAGGCATGTATTTATATAAAACACAAAGGACTGGCCATTAGTCAgcttttgaatatatatatatatatatatatatatatatatttgtgaaTTAATTACTAATTAATTAGAGTGAACATCTTATTTTATACAAGTATGAATAATTTTTGGTTCTGCATCGACCATCTCGCTGAAGGAATGTCTAAAACAAGCTGGCCTTTTGAGCTATATATACGTGGTAGGCATGTATTTATATATAACACGGAGGACTGGCCATTAGTCAGCTTTTGAATTAGTTTATTGACCTAATGGAGTAGCCAACTAATTATtaagtttaataaaaataatgacaGTTTATCAATGGCATTTTCAGAGGCTTAATAAGCATCAACTATAAATACTGGGTATTCGTGCTCCAGTATTTCAGGCCTAAAAATACTTCAGTATCATCAGAACCTGTCAAGTCTCCATCCTCTCTTTTAGATAATGGCTATTCGAAAGCTTCTTTCACTTGTCTTTTCTCATTTGGTTCTCTTCCTCGTGTTCTTAGACCTAACAAATTCCCAAAGATTACAAGTTGGGTTACAGGTTGGTTTAGGCATAAGTACTTCTCAAGGGTTACAACTCGGCTTCTATCGGCAGACCTGCCCAAATGCAGAGAGCACTATCCATGGTATGGTTCAACAATTCATTTCCAAGGATCGAACGCTTGCTGCTCCTTTGCTAAGAATGCATTTTCATGATTGTTTTGTTAGGGTAAGTTCTATGTTATAATTTCAATACAATTATTAAAATTCAACTTATTATATCGATGAACTTGCCAAAGAAACTTTACAGTTACAGGCTCATGGAAGTTAGTTAAACTAAGCCAAGGTTAGTTAAACCAAGCCAAGGTTAGTTAAACTAAGCCAAGGTTAAGGGGAATTCTTATTCTGGGAATAACATTGTTAATTGTATGCATGTGACAGGGATGTGATGGTTCTGTGCTATTAAATTCTACAAACACCAATCAAGCTGAGAAGGACGCGGTTCCCAACCAAACCTTAAGAGGTTTCAATGTGATTGATACTATAAAATCTGCACTAGAAAAGGATTGTCCTGGTGTGGTTTCTTGTGCTGATATTTTGGCCTTGGTAGCTCGAGATTCAGTTGCAATGGTATCATCTCCTTGCATAAAATTCATCAATTACTCATCCATCATCATATATACATGCCTATGTCTAATGATTGATCAATCATTTTCCATTCAGGTTGGTGGACCATCTTGGGTTGTTCCCACTGGACGTAAAGATGGAAGGGTCTCTATTGCTTCAGAGGCTTTAGCACAGTTGCCATCTCCTTTCGCCAACATAAATCAACTGAAGCAAAACTTTGCTGCAAAGGGCTTAAGCGTAAAGGACCTAGTGGTTCTATCAGGTTAGATAGCTAGAAAAGTAGAAATCTAATGTTTTGATAAAATATAATAATGCTTCTGATGAAGAATGAGTTTGCCAATTAAGAATTCAGCTCTTGATGCACCCTATATTGAGTTTGAAGGCGATACATAAGTCGGACTTACTGTAAATGTAAATCCCCAGTGGTCTTTTTGTTATCACTAACCCCTAAACATTTTTTCCAAATAATATGCTTATTATAAGACTAGCAGTTCAGCAGTGAAATGCATGTCTTGCATGCAGAAGCTTAAATTACAATCTCCTATATTCTGAGAAATTCCACGTACTACATACACATATATAGCTCCATTCCTTTCAAATTTTGGAAATGCTAATAAAAATATCTATTTTTGTTATTGCATTTATGATATAATGATAAGAGAAAAAGATTATAACGTCAATTCCATCTTGTTTGCAGGAGGACACACCATTGGAATTGGACATTGCTTTGTAATCTCTAACCGTTTGTATAATTTCAGTGGGAGAGGCGACACAGATCCCTCACTGGACCCAGCTTACGCAGCAGAGTTGAAGAAGAAATGTAAGCCTGGAGACACCACCACAGTCGTAGAGATGGACCCAGGAAGCTCCAAATTATTCGATGACGATTACTACACTGTTGTAGCTAGAAGAAGAGGGCTCTTTCAATCTGATGCAGCTCTTCTCAATGATATCCAAACAAGAATTTATGTTATACTTCAGTCTTCAACCAATGGAATCACTTTTGCACAAGATTTTGCTGCTTCAATGGTGAAACTAGGCAACGTTGGAGTCCTCACTGGCAGCCAAGGTGAAATCAGGAAACAGTGTGCCATGGTAAATTAACTAatggattttatttatttatttttttggcaTTTTTAATCATGAATTGATCGCTACATAAATTTGATTGTGTTAGTGTGAATTTCTTAATTTGTAATTGATTTTCTGCATTTGCAACAATCGGTTGCAAAGCATATACAATTTGTAATTTTGGGTTCTTTCTCTTATATATTGTCCGGAATTAGAAGGTTTTGTAATCTAAAGTTTATTATTTTGTTCAAAGTTTAATTAGTTGTCTATTTTACTTAGCCTGATTTCAAGTCTCTATTCTTCGTTCTCCTActctaaaaaaaaaatcaattgtacGTTTTATTTGTGTAGTATCATATTTTGCATTTGTTGAATAAATTTAGCACTATTAATTAATGAATAAGaaatctctaatttttttttattatatctaTAATCACATGATTATAGAactctaaaaaatataaaattattataaatgaaaaaataCTTGATCAGCCCATAATTGAATTAACTCCAATATTTTCTCTCTTAATTTAACATGAATtcatcataaaaaaatttttgatttatttttcatTCATGTGTTGCAGCACTTATCTCTTGACTAATATTTTGGTGGACTTCCCACCAAACTCTTTTATTGATGCACATTTCATCAAAATACTTTTTGAGCAATTTTCTCTAATAATTCTATCATAAActctctttttttaaaaa
This sequence is a window from Hevea brasiliensis isolate MT/VB/25A 57/8 chromosome 10, ASM3005281v1, whole genome shotgun sequence. Protein-coding genes within it:
- the LOC110648185 gene encoding peroxidase 27-like isoform X2; this translates as MAIRKLLSLVFSHLVLFLVGLGISTSQGLQLGFYRQTCPNAESTIHGMVQQFISKDRTLAAPLLRMHFHDCFVRGCDGSVLLNSTNTNQAEKDAVPNQTLRGFNVIDTIKSALEKDCPGVVSCADILALVARDSVAMVGGPSWVVPTGRKDGRVSIASEALAQLPSPFANINQLKQNFAAKGLSVKDLVVLSGGHTIGIGHCFVISNRLYNFSGRGDTDPSLDPAYAAELKKKCKPGDTTTVVEMDPGSSKLFDDDYYTVVARRRGLFQSDAALLNDIQTRIYVILQSSTNGITFAQDFAASMVKLGNVGVLTGSQGEIRKQCAMVN
- the LOC131183787 gene encoding uncharacterized protein LOC131183787 gives rise to the protein MKVVVEILTGGLFYIQVGNDATVADLKREIGDQQKLPQDRLILFLDNHQNRLINEDGDGASLVDCGVHEGSHIYLFFNPLEDGSTHHFLFTLPDSFLGEA
- the LOC110648185 gene encoding peroxidase 27-like isoform X1, whose amino-acid sequence is MAIRKLLSLVFSHLVLFLVFLDLTNSQRLQVGLQVGLGISTSQGLQLGFYRQTCPNAESTIHGMVQQFISKDRTLAAPLLRMHFHDCFVRGCDGSVLLNSTNTNQAEKDAVPNQTLRGFNVIDTIKSALEKDCPGVVSCADILALVARDSVAMVGGPSWVVPTGRKDGRVSIASEALAQLPSPFANINQLKQNFAAKGLSVKDLVVLSGGHTIGIGHCFVISNRLYNFSGRGDTDPSLDPAYAAELKKKCKPGDTTTVVEMDPGSSKLFDDDYYTVVARRRGLFQSDAALLNDIQTRIYVILQSSTNGITFAQDFAASMVKLGNVGVLTGSQGEIRKQCAMVN